The following nucleotide sequence is from Acidobacteriota bacterium.
CGGCGCCCTTACCGCATCACGAGCTACACGCCGCAGGAGATCGAGCGGGTGATCTGCGAGCAGGAGCCGGAGAAGCCAAGCACCGCCGTACACCGCGTCGAGACCGTACCCAGTCCGGATGGCGAGACGCAAATTGCCCTCTCGCCTGAGAAGGTGAGCCGCACGCGCGAGGGGCAGCCCGAGAAGCTGCGCCGGAAGCTCGCGGGTGACCTCGACAACATCGTGCTGATGGCGATGCGTAAAGAATCGCAGCGGCGATATGCCTCTGTCGAGCAGCTTGCAGAAGACCTGCGCCGCCACCTTGAAGGCTTGCCTGTCATTGCCCGCAAGGACACGTTCGCTTATCGCGCAAGCAAGTTCGTCAAGCGACATAAAGCTGGAGTCGTTGCCGCTGCGCTGATCGTCGTGATACTGCTAGCCGGTGTTATTGTGACACTTTGGCAGGCGAGCGTTGCGCGCAGCCAGCGCGCGATTGCCGAAAGGCGATTCAACGACGTGCGCAACCTCGCTAACTCTCTCGTGTTCCGTCTGCACGATGAGATAGCGGACCTTCCCGGCTCGACTCGCGCGCGGCAAACTCTCGTTCAGATGGCGCTCGAATACCTGGACGCTCTGGCGAAAGAAGCAGGCGGCGACGCATCGCTTCAAGCAGAGCTTGCGTCGGCTTATGAAAAGGTCGGCGACGTGCAGGGCAACCCGAGCAATGCGAATCTAGGCGACATTCAAGGGGCGCTGGCAAGCTACCAGAAAGCGCAGGCGATTCGTGAGACTCTGGTTCAAAGAAACCTGACTGATCGAAAGATGCGCGGCGAGCTTGCGCGCAATCAGGTATTCGTAAGCGACCTGCTTTCGCAGATGGGCGACACCGCCGCAGGGCTTGAGAGCCAGCAACGCACCCTTTCAGTATTCCAGTCGCTTGTGGAAGAAGACCCACGAGATGTTGACGCCCGAGACGGGCTTGGGAACTCCGAAAACCGTATGGGCTATTTGCTGTTGACGATGGGCAAAGCTGACGAGGCGCTCGAGCACCAACGAAAATCGGCAGCCATTCGCAAGCTGCTTGCGGCGGAAAATCCGAACGAGGTGAAGTTCCAGCGCAATCTCGCAGTAAGTTATTTGTGGCTCGCGCTCACGCTTGGCGAATTGAACGACTCGCAGGGAGCCATCGTAAGCTGGCGGCAGGCCATAGCGGGCTTTGAGGCAATCGCAACCGCGAACCCGACAAGCGCGAGGTCGCGCCGCGACGTGCAATCGAGCTACAACGGACTGGGCGATGCGCTGATGAAGGCAGGCGATTTAGATAGTGCGCTCGAAAGCCAGCTCAAGGCGTTGTCGCATTCGGAAGAGTCGTATGCTAGCGATAAGAACAATGCGGTGATTCTCGAAGACGTATCTTACAGCCTGAAACAGATCGGCGGAATACTGGTTGAGAAAGGCGACGTGGCGGGCGCGTTGAAAATTTACCGCAGGGCATTGGACATTTACGAGAAGCGGATTGCTGAAGACCGGATGAATACAATGTACTCTGCCTTTGCAGCCGAAATTCACAATGGCATGGGCAACGCTATGATGAAGGCGAACGATCTATCGGAAGCTATGAAGAGCTATCGCCGGGCACTGGCGATATTTGAAAAGCTTTCATCGGAAGACCCGGCCGAAGCGATGAAGCGGCGCGAGCTGGCTCGCTCATGCTCTAATCTCGGAAACGTTTATGCAATCCTTGCTTCAAAATCGCCGGGCAATCAACGAATCGAAAACTGGCGCGAGGCACGAAGTAATTATCAAAAGAGTCTCGATATACTATTGGACATGCGCAATCGCGGCACGCTCCCCGCGGTTGAGTCGGGAGAGCCTGAAAAAATCGCGGCAGAGATTGCGCGATGTGACGCGGCATTGAAAGGAAACGCAACCGGCCAGTGACGACTCGACTTCTCTTCGCATCTTCACAGGGGCCCAAAGCGGGCCGTGGCGCGGGCGATAAGCGCACGCTGGAGGCTCTCAACCGGCTCATCGTCCTCTACCAATCATGGAGCAAAGCGCCCAAAGCTGCAGAGTACCGCGCCCTTCTGCTGAATGCGAACGAAGAAGGTATGAGGTAGAAGGCTTTCTAACGCGTTGCATAACCGGGCGCGAAGCGAAGTATTGAAGGTATCATACAAAACTCGCTCGCCGCGCTCCGGTGCATGCCTTTAGTTGGGTAATTTTATGACGAACGCCAATCGCCAATCGCCTTGGCGAACTGAGCTTGATGATTTGATGCGCGGTGTGGCGGGAGCATTCCTCTTCGGTGCGCCGTTCCTATTTACAATGGAGGTCTGGTGGAAAGGTAACTTCACTTCGCCTCCACGTATGCTGCTAATGCTAGGAATAGCTTATGCCGCACTCGTCTTGCTTGACTTGCGGGGCGGTTTTCGCACGGAACATTCACGCACTTGGCCGCGAATATTTACCGATAGCTTGGAAGCGCTGGCGATTGCCCTGCTGACTGCGACACTCAGCTTAATCTTGATAGGTGTCGTCCGCTTTGATACAGGACTTGAGGCCGCTATGGGCCGCATCATTACTGAGGCATTACCATTCAGCATAGGCGTTGGGATTGCGAACAACGTACTCCAGAATCGCGACGAAAATAACGCCGGCACTGACGGTAGCAGGAAGGATCCTTCTAAGCATCAAGGGCATGACAATGCCTGGCGCGGCACGCTGGCTGATGCGGGCGCGACAGCACTGGGCGCAGTGATTATTGCCGCCGCCATATCTCCCACAGACGAAATTCCTATGATTGCGAGTACGCTTTCATCATCCTGGTTGCTGGTCATCATCGCCAGTTCATTATTGATTTCATACATAATTGTGTTTGAAGCTAACTTCGGCGCCCAGACCATGCGCAGGTCACAGCCGGGACTTTTTCAAAACCCGATCAGCGAAACCCTGGCCTCTTACCTGATCGCGTTATTGGTCTCATTGTTGATGCTCTTGTTATTCCAATTGCTTCGCGCGGAGGATCCTCTCAGCCAGTGGGTCAGCTACACTATTGTTCTGGGACTTCCGGCTACAATTGGTGGAGCGGCGGGAAGGCTAGCCTTATGACTAGAAAGAAGGGCAAGACCAGCGGTATACCACGCACAAAAGCTGAGTGGGTATCGATGATTATTTCGATTGTGTTGCTGGCCGGAGTGGTCGGGGTGGTTATCGCGTTATGGTTAAGCTCTTCCAAGGAGCCGGCACGATTCCGTATAGATCGAAGGGCAACTCGCAATGAAGTGGGTCACTACTACCTACCAATAACCGTCACTAACGAAGGAGACGCGACGGGCGCGCAAGTCACCGTTGAAGGAAGACTAAGAGGGTCTGGTAATGAACAGACATCCGCTACCACTTTCGATTTTATTCCTGCCCATTCGAGTGTGGAAGGAGTTCTCATTTTCGATACCGAGCCAACTTCAGCAGAGTTGCGTGTAGTCGGTTATCAACAACCTTAGGCGCAAACGCTTGGAGGTAGATTGCGGTCTCTCAGCCACCCAACGCTCGAATTAACCCGCGCCGAGCATAGAGCATTCAAGCTATAGGGAACAAGACAACGATGAAAAAGATTGCTATCGAGGCGTCGGGTTGAATGAGTTGTTAGGCGATTTAGGAGGTAGCGATCATCGGATTTACATTGGGCCATTAGTTTATACTTTCGGTTGGGGGTTTGAGGGCGACCGGGGATGGCCGCGCGGGGCTTGAAGAGTTGGCGGGTGTGGGGCGAGAGTCCGCCTCACATGACGGCCGTGGCGAATTCGGCCGGGTCGTCGTGGATTCTCAAATCTGATAGATGAGTTGAGTTATTGCTGACGCCTTCGAGCGCCACTCGCTTTTCAATCACTTACGGCCGCGCCACGGGCTAGGGTCGGTGGCGCGGTAACGTCTTGGTAAGGGACGACTCGGCCGCGGTGGAAAATTTCGGATTGACAACCACTCCCCTTGACGTTATCGTCCGTAGCGCCCCGACTGTGAGACTATGGAATTATCTCTTTTATCCCCTTTAGCGCTGATCATAATGTCGGGAGGTATTCTTCCCCCTTCTTCAACCCAAGTTCTTTAACAAACGGAGGCCCACATGAAAATCCCTCGTTCGCTCGCACACACCGCCTTCCCCTTCTGCGCGCTCCTCCTCTTACTCCTGTCGCCGACCGGCGCATCCGCGCAGAAAGGGGAGATGACTTTCACCACCAAATCTCCCGAGGCCTTAAAGCTCTTCCTCGAAGGCCTGGATAAGCTCGATAACGTGGAGGGCCCAGCCGCCGCCCCACTGTTCGAGCGCGCCATCAAGGCCGACCCGGATTTCGCCATGGCGTACCTCCTCCGTGCACAATCGGGCGGCGGATTTCAGATCTTCCGGCAGAACCTGGCGAAGGCCGTGGAGCTGAGCGCGAAGGCTTCGCCGGGCGAGCGTGAATGGATCATGTACGCGCAGGCACAGGCCGACAACAACGCGGCGCAAGCCAAAGCGCACCTCGACAAGCTCCTGATGCTCTTCCCGAATGACAAGCGCGTGCATCAACTGGCCGGTAATTATTACCGCGGGCAGGGCGATGACCAGATGGCAGCGCAGGAATTTAGGAAGGCCATAGAAATCGACAAGAACTTCGCCGCTGCCTACAACCAGCTCGGCTACTCGCTGTCCTTCCAGGGCAACTACAAGGAGGCTGAGAAGGCTTTTCAGGACTACGTCAGGCTGCGGCCTAACAGCCCGAACCCTTACGACTCGTACGCGGAACTCCTGCTCAAGCAGGGGCGCTACGACGAGTCAATCGCGCAGTACAAAAAGGCGCTTGAAAAAGACCCGGCGTTCAGCGGCTCTTTGGCCGGCATCGGCAACAACTACATCTTCAAGCGCGACTACGAGAAAGCGCGCCAATCCTACCAGGAGCAGTTCGACCGCGCGCCCAACGTCAACCAGAAGATCGGTGCGATGAACCTGACGGTTGCCTCCTACGTCCACGAGGGGAAGACGGCGGAAGCCGTGCAGGCGGCGGAGCGGCTGGCGAAGTTCGCGGATGAGCAGAAACAGATTCAGCCGGCAATAGGCGCTCACGACACCGCCGCATTCATCCTGGCCGAAGCGGGTAAGTTCGAGGAAGCCGCGAAGCACCTCGCGGAAGCCGACAGGCTCAGGGATGACCCTTCACTACCGGAGCGCGTCCGCGAGAACAATCGCGGGGGCAAGATGTTTAGCCACGCCTACATGATGATCTCTCAAGGGAAGTTCGACGCGGCGAAAGTGCAGATCGAAGAGCTGAGCAAGTTCATCTCCACCCGCAACAACCGGTTCGAACAGAGGGGGCTCAACGAGTTGATGGGAATGCTGGCGCTCAAGCAGGGGGATCACGCCAGGGCGCTCGAGTACTTCGCCAAAGGCGACCCGGACGACCCAATCGTCTGGTATTACACGGCCCAAGCCTACGAGGGTAAGGGGGACAAGCAAAACGCGAAGATGTTGTACCGCCGGGTAGCCGACTGGAATCAGAACAACACCGGCTACGCCATCGTGAGACCGCGCGCCCTGGCTAAGTTGGAGGAGGCGGCCAAGGAGGCCTCTAAGCCCCGGTAGTTGCCAGATCTTTATTCGAAGGCTCGCATCCGACCGCCGCCCCGCCGGGTGAGCCGTCGGAATGCGAGTTCGCCGGTCAAAGATCGCGTGGAGAGGGGCGGCTGGAGACTCCATAGCTTCAGCGGCCCTTTCATTTCCGCCGGGGGACTTTGATAGTCAGGCTGCGGTCGGGTAGCCGGGCAGGATCGCTCCGGCCCGGCCCCCTAAGAACCGGACGTGAGAGTTTCCCCTCATCCGGCTCAAGCATCTCGAAAGCCCCTTGCGGAACCCGCCGATGTTATATCACATCGACTTTCACGATACGCATCTGGGGCCGACGCGCTTTCGCGGGAAGCTGCACCAGCTTATACTGCGGCTGTCATCTGCATTGCTTCCTAAGTCGGTTTGTCAGACTCTCTCGTGACGAGACACCAGATGGAAGTCTGCCCGCTTTCACGCGAGGCAAGACAGCGCCTCTATCCATCTCATTACAAGATGGCGTTTGCTTTTTCCATCCTCCCATACCCGCAGCCCTGATTCACATGTGTTGCCCTTGCCACTCGATCCTAGTTCCCGACCACTTTGATGCTAGCAGTCGCAGCCGCTTCTCACGATTAAGCTGCCATCCTTGTAGGATGAGGCTCCATTGTCCCCGGAGCTGATTACCCCGGTTGGATACCGATGGCAGAACATCGGGTTGTGTTCTGAAAGAACTTCAGTCACAACAGCCACTCACGCGACTTCGTGTCGCAGTCAACCCAGAATTGTGAGACGGCTTGCTGCTGCGGACGGTATTGAATTCGGACGCCGCGCCGCACAAAACTTAAGTTGTTGGGCGTCCCTAATGCCACAGCGCCGACCCGCTGGCAAACTAGCCACTCCCAAACAGATGGACTCCTGTGAGAGTGACAGCCAAGGCGAGCATTAGCCATAGAACAATATCTGCCAACTTCCTGCGACGGTGCGCCGATTTTCTCTCTTTTTCTAAGCCTTCCGCCATGGCGTAGAACATCTGAGAAGTCAGCTTCCATACTAGAAACCCAGCCGCAACCGCCATGGCGGAGGCGATTACGGCGAGGCTTGCGATTAGGCGGCTGCCGGCACCGCTCAACCTGGTTACCATGAAACCACACGTGGCGGATGCAGCAGCGATCATTGCAATTCGCAACTGTTGCTGGGACTCACGCGCTGCCTGGTGTAACGCAGTCTTTGAACTTTGGTTGTCATCAGGTCCGCCAGAACTCATTATTTGTACCCTCCTCTCGGACGCCCAACGCTTGAGATGACGTGGCGCGAAACCGAATAGACGCCCGTTAAGATTTAACGAACAACGCCGAATGAAAGCCGCTGTTTCGCCCTCACGTCCATTGAATTGTTCTGCCGCCTTTGGTTCACTGTTCGTCATCCTTTTTTGGAAAAATAGCCATGTGCCTCTGCCCGAGCGCACGGTAGAGTTGTTGCGCGAGTACTGGGTGACGCATCGCAACCCGGCGTGGATGTTCCCATCCGAAGGCCGGGTCCACGTTGACCTAAAGAGTTCGACCGAGCCAATGCACAAGAGCTCGGTTCAACACGCATTCCGAGCGGCGCTCAAAGAGACCAAGTTCAACAAGGCGGCATCCGTTCACACGCTGAGGCACAGTTGGGCGACGCATCTGCTTGAAGCGGGAGTGAACCTGCGGCTGATCCAAGAGTATCTGGGTCACAGTTCGCCGACGACCACCAGCATCTACACACATCTGACGGCGAGAGCGGAAGACCTCGGCCGGGAAGCCATCAACCGGATCATGGTTGGGCTGTGATCGGGTGATGGTCGAGATGGCCGAGATATTCCGGGCGCACGGGCCGGAGTATCTGGCGAAGTACGGCGAGCGGATGCCGCGCGCTCACCTACGAGCGATGCGCGACATCGAGCAGTGCCGGACGCCTGTGCTCGGCGGACAGGCGTACGTGTGCACGAAGTGCGATGAGCGTCGATACAGCTATCACTCGTGCAAGAACCGGCACTGTCCCAAGTGCGGGAATGATCAAGCCAAGAAGTGGCTCGAAGAGCAGACGGAGTTGCTGCTGCCGGTGGTCCATTTTCTGGTGACCTTCACGTTGCCCGAAGAGTTGAGGCGAGTAGCGCGCTCGAATCAGAAGACGGTGTACAACATTCTGTTTCGGGGTTCATCGGAAGCGCTGCAGAAGCTGGCCTGGGACGAGCGATTTGTAGGCGGGCGAGTGGGGATGGTGGGAGTGCT
It contains:
- a CDS encoding serine/threonine-protein kinase, coding for MTPDKWKQVLELFEAALELAPGERAAFLGEACRGDSSLRGEVEALLSADNKAEGFLDGRLEAATALFGDGEAPLVEGAMIGAYRIVRELGRGGMGTVYLAGRADDTYKKRVAIKLIKRGMDTEEVLSRFRNERQILASLDHPNIARLFDGGTTDQGLPYFVMEYIEGQPIDRYCDERKLTTAERLQLFRTVCAAAHYAHQNLVVHRDLKPSNILVTNEGAVKLLDFGIAKLLNPDLYARTDVATAQWVRPMTPDYASPEQARGLKITTASDTYSLGVILYELLTGRRPYRITSYTPQEIERVICEQEPEKPSTAVHRVETVPSPDGETQIALSPEKVSRTREGQPEKLRRKLAGDLDNIVLMAMRKESQRRYASVEQLAEDLRRHLEGLPVIARKDTFAYRASKFVKRHKAGVVAAALIVVILLAGVIVTLWQASVARSQRAIAERRFNDVRNLANSLVFRLHDEIADLPGSTRARQTLVQMALEYLDALAKEAGGDASLQAELASAYEKVGDVQGNPSNANLGDIQGALASYQKAQAIRETLVQRNLTDRKMRGELARNQVFVSDLLSQMGDTAAGLESQQRTLSVFQSLVEEDPRDVDARDGLGNSENRMGYLLLTMGKADEALEHQRKSAAIRKLLAAENPNEVKFQRNLAVSYLWLALTLGELNDSQGAIVSWRQAIAGFEAIATANPTSARSRRDVQSSYNGLGDALMKAGDLDSALESQLKALSHSEESYASDKNNAVILEDVSYSLKQIGGILVEKGDVAGALKIYRRALDIYEKRIAEDRMNTMYSAFAAEIHNGMGNAMMKANDLSEAMKSYRRALAIFEKLSSEDPAEAMKRRELARSCSNLGNVYAILASKSPGNQRIENWREARSNYQKSLDILLDMRNRGTLPAVESGEPEKIAAEIARCDAALKGNATGQ
- a CDS encoding TIGR02587 family membrane protein, producing the protein MTNANRQSPWRTELDDLMRGVAGAFLFGAPFLFTMEVWWKGNFTSPPRMLLMLGIAYAALVLLDLRGGFRTEHSRTWPRIFTDSLEALAIALLTATLSLILIGVVRFDTGLEAAMGRIITEALPFSIGVGIANNVLQNRDENNAGTDGSRKDPSKHQGHDNAWRGTLADAGATALGAVIIAAAISPTDEIPMIASTLSSSWLLVIIASSLLISYIIVFEANFGAQTMRRSQPGLFQNPISETLASYLIALLVSLLMLLLFQLLRAEDPLSQWVSYTIVLGLPATIGGAAGRLAL
- a CDS encoding tetratricopeptide repeat protein, with protein sequence MKIPRSLAHTAFPFCALLLLLLSPTGASAQKGEMTFTTKSPEALKLFLEGLDKLDNVEGPAAAPLFERAIKADPDFAMAYLLRAQSGGGFQIFRQNLAKAVELSAKASPGEREWIMYAQAQADNNAAQAKAHLDKLLMLFPNDKRVHQLAGNYYRGQGDDQMAAQEFRKAIEIDKNFAAAYNQLGYSLSFQGNYKEAEKAFQDYVRLRPNSPNPYDSYAELLLKQGRYDESIAQYKKALEKDPAFSGSLAGIGNNYIFKRDYEKARQSYQEQFDRAPNVNQKIGAMNLTVASYVHEGKTAEAVQAAERLAKFADEQKQIQPAIGAHDTAAFILAEAGKFEEAAKHLAEADRLRDDPSLPERVRENNRGGKMFSHAYMMISQGKFDAAKVQIEELSKFISTRNNRFEQRGLNELMGMLALKQGDHARALEYFAKGDPDDPIVWYYTAQAYEGKGDKQNAKMLYRRVADWNQNNTGYAIVRPRALAKLEEAAKEASKPR
- a CDS encoding tyrosine-type recombinase/integrase encodes the protein MPLPERTVELLREYWVTHRNPAWMFPSEGRVHVDLKSSTEPMHKSSVQHAFRAALKETKFNKAASVHTLRHSWATHLLEAGVNLRLIQEYLGHSSPTTTSIYTHLTARAEDLGREAINRIMVGL
- a CDS encoding transposase zinc-binding domain-containing protein, with product MGCDRVMVEMAEIFRAHGPEYLAKYGERMPRAHLRAMRDIEQCRTPVLGGQAYVCTKCDERRYSYHSCKNRHCPKCGNDQAKKWLEEQTELLLPVVHFLVTFTLPEELRRVARSNQKTVYNILFRGSSEALQKLAWDERFVGGRVGMVGVLHTWTRALIYHPHVHYIVTGGGLSEKGEWKRSREDFLV